In Burkholderia contaminans, the following proteins share a genomic window:
- a CDS encoding adenosine-specific kinase translates to MLQLQTVAVDKPETVNFILGQSHFIKSVEDIHEALVGTVPGIRFGLAFCEASGKRLVRHSGTDAALVDLACRNASAIGAGHAFIVFLGDGFFPVNVLNAIKAVPEVCRIYCATANPIEVIVAETAQGRGIVGVVDGFGPLGVENDDDIRWRKDLLRTIGYKA, encoded by the coding sequence ATGCTGCAACTGCAAACCGTTGCCGTCGACAAGCCCGAGACCGTGAACTTCATCCTCGGCCAGTCGCATTTCATCAAGTCCGTCGAGGACATCCACGAGGCGCTGGTCGGCACCGTGCCCGGCATCCGCTTCGGGCTCGCATTCTGCGAGGCGTCGGGCAAGCGACTGGTGCGCCACTCCGGCACCGATGCGGCGCTCGTCGACCTTGCCTGCCGCAACGCCAGCGCGATCGGCGCCGGTCACGCGTTCATCGTGTTCCTCGGCGACGGCTTCTTTCCGGTCAACGTACTCAATGCGATCAAGGCCGTGCCGGAGGTCTGCCGGATCTATTGCGCGACCGCGAACCCGATCGAGGTGATCGTCGCGGAAACCGCGCAAGGACGCGGGATCGTCGGCGTCGTCGACGGCTTCGGGCCGCTCGGCGTCGAAAATGACGACGACATCCGCTGGCGCAAGGACCTGCTGCGCACGATCGGCTACAAGGCGTAG
- a CDS encoding Spy/CpxP family protein refolding chaperone — protein MKKISLTLATLAVAASAFAQTPAQPQAPAQAPATTAAASAPSAEQREARHEARVEQRIKYLHDQLKITSAQEPQWKTFADTMRDNGDTMARLYRERMAKHDVSALDDMKQYAELSQANADGAKKLADAFAPLYESFPADQKALADTTFRSWLHHGGEHRGKGKTKGKDGKAAAAPAASAPAQP, from the coding sequence ATGAAGAAAATCTCGCTCACCCTCGCTACGCTCGCCGTTGCAGCCAGCGCGTTCGCGCAAACCCCGGCGCAGCCACAGGCGCCCGCCCAGGCCCCCGCCACGACGGCCGCGGCGTCGGCCCCGAGCGCCGAGCAGCGCGAGGCGCGCCACGAAGCGCGTGTCGAGCAGCGCATCAAGTACCTGCACGACCAGCTGAAGATCACGTCGGCGCAGGAACCGCAGTGGAAGACGTTCGCGGACACGATGCGCGACAACGGCGATACGATGGCCCGCCTCTATCGCGAACGGATGGCGAAGCACGACGTCTCCGCACTCGACGACATGAAGCAGTACGCGGAACTGTCGCAGGCGAACGCCGACGGCGCGAAGAAGCTCGCCGACGCCTTCGCGCCGCTCTACGAGAGCTTCCCGGCCGACCAGAAGGCGCTGGCCGACACGACGTTCCGCAGCTGGCTGCACCACGGCGGCGAGCACCGCGGCAAGGGCAAGACGAAGGGCAAGGACGGCAAGGCGGCAGCCGCGCCGGCCGCCAGCGCACCCGCGCAACCCTGA
- a CDS encoding AAA family ATPase encodes MTHLVFFCGHAGTGKTTLAKRLIGPLMRATGEAFCLLDKDTLYGRYSSAAMGALTEDPNDRDSPLYLKHLRDPEYQGLLDTARENLALGIGALVVGPLSREVRDRRILDRAWLGIAPDVTLTVVWVYTSEDVAHQRIVARGNPNDAYKLAHWDEYRQRRFVPTGHECDGIVMFDNTAPSDADVDALLYRIAPPPAAAAIVPPLPA; translated from the coding sequence GTGACGCATCTGGTGTTCTTCTGCGGTCACGCCGGTACCGGCAAGACCACGCTCGCGAAGCGGCTCATCGGGCCGCTGATGCGCGCGACCGGCGAGGCCTTCTGCCTGCTCGACAAGGACACGCTGTACGGCCGCTACAGCTCGGCCGCGATGGGTGCGCTCACCGAGGATCCGAACGACCGCGACAGCCCGCTCTACCTGAAGCACCTGCGCGATCCCGAATACCAGGGCCTGCTCGACACGGCCCGCGAAAATCTCGCGCTCGGCATCGGCGCACTCGTGGTCGGCCCGCTGTCGCGCGAAGTGCGCGATCGCCGCATTCTCGACCGTGCATGGCTCGGCATCGCGCCCGACGTCACGCTGACGGTGGTCTGGGTCTACACGTCGGAAGACGTCGCGCACCAGCGGATCGTCGCGCGCGGCAACCCGAACGATGCGTACAAGCTCGCGCACTGGGACGAATACCGGCAGCGCCGCTTCGTGCCCACCGGCCACGAATGCGACGGCATCGTGATGTTCGACAATACCGCGCCATCCGATGCCGACGTCGATGCACTGCTGTACCGCATCGCGCCGCCCCCGGCGGCGGCCGCGATCGTCCCGCCGCTGCCGGCCTGA
- a CDS encoding aminoacyl-tRNA deacylase: MPVSATLQDCLRQKSSRYEVVYHPYSHTSMETAAAAHIPGDRLAKTVLLEDDEGYVAAVLPTTYAVRLSDLWVKTGRHLVLAREVELRELFKDCDMGALPPVCMAYGMKTFLEERLAQQPEVYFEAGDHEALIHMMQDEFLTLMETAERAHFSHKMQGMHS, from the coding sequence ATGCCTGTGTCAGCCACCCTGCAGGATTGCCTGCGTCAGAAGTCATCGCGGTACGAAGTGGTGTACCACCCCTATAGCCATACGAGCATGGAGACGGCCGCCGCCGCGCATATTCCCGGCGATCGCCTCGCGAAAACCGTGCTCCTCGAAGACGACGAAGGCTACGTCGCCGCCGTATTGCCGACCACGTACGCCGTGCGCCTGTCGGATCTCTGGGTGAAGACGGGACGCCATCTCGTGCTCGCCCGGGAGGTCGAGCTGCGCGAGCTGTTCAAGGATTGCGACATGGGCGCGTTGCCGCCGGTGTGCATGGCGTACGGCATGAAGACGTTTCTCGAGGAACGTCTCGCGCAGCAGCCGGAAGTGTATTTCGAGGCCGGTGACCACGAAGCGCTGATCCACATGATGCAGGATGAATTCCTGACGCTGATGGAGACGGCCGAGCGCGCGCATTTCTCGCACAAGATGCAGGGCATGCACTCCTGA
- a CDS encoding membrane protein, which yields MQSLPVHRTPHWLNKVPDVALSFWIIKIMSTTVGETGADFLAVNAGLGQTVTRIAMASLLAIALWLQLRTRRYVPWIYWLTVVLVSIVGTQITDLLTDGLNVSLYASTAAFAVALAAIFFVWHRVEGTLSIDTIVTPRRELFYWAAILCTFALGTAAGDLATEALGLGFTLGALCFGGLIAAVFVMWRLGANAVLAFWIAYILTRPFGASLGDLLTQARTYGGLGFGAAWTSLLFLTVIVLLVAVAQFGSSPRTRAGTAE from the coding sequence ATGCAATCCCTGCCTGTCCATCGCACGCCGCACTGGCTGAACAAAGTGCCCGACGTCGCGCTGTCGTTCTGGATCATCAAGATCATGTCGACCACGGTCGGCGAAACCGGCGCCGACTTTCTCGCGGTCAACGCGGGCCTCGGCCAGACCGTCACCCGCATCGCGATGGCGTCGCTGCTCGCGATCGCGCTGTGGCTGCAGTTGCGCACGCGCCGCTACGTGCCGTGGATCTACTGGCTCACGGTGGTGCTGGTCAGCATCGTCGGCACGCAGATCACCGACCTGCTCACCGACGGCCTGAACGTCAGCCTCTATGCGAGCACCGCCGCGTTTGCCGTCGCGCTCGCCGCGATCTTCTTCGTGTGGCATCGCGTCGAAGGCACGCTGTCGATCGACACCATCGTCACGCCGCGGCGCGAGCTGTTCTACTGGGCCGCGATCCTCTGCACGTTCGCGCTGGGCACCGCCGCGGGCGATCTCGCGACCGAGGCGCTCGGGCTCGGCTTCACGCTCGGCGCGCTGTGCTTCGGCGGCTTGATCGCGGCCGTGTTCGTGATGTGGCGGCTGGGCGCCAACGCGGTGCTCGCGTTCTGGATCGCGTACATCCTGACGCGCCCGTTCGGCGCCTCGCTCGGCGACCTGCTCACGCAGGCCCGCACCTATGGCGGGCTCGGCTTCGGCGCCGCCTGGACGAGCCTGCTGTTCCTGACCGTGATCGTGCTGCTCGTCGCCGTCGCGCAATTCGGCAGCAGTCCGCGCACGCGCGCCGGTACCGCCGAATGA
- a CDS encoding saccharopine dehydrogenase family protein: MKIAIVGAGLIGHTIAHMLRETGDYEVVAFDRDADALAKLSREGIATQRVDSADANAIREAVKGFDALVNALPYYLAVNVAAAAKAAGVHYFDLTEDVRATHAIRELAEGSDRAFMPQCGLAPGFIGLAAHELVNGFSEVRDVKMRVGALPEYPTNALKYNLTWSVDGLINEYCQPCEAIRDGRKQWVQPLEGLEHFSLDGTEYEAFNTSGGLGTLCETLSGKVETLDYKSVRYPGHRDLVQFLLEDLRLSTDRDTLKSIMRRAVPSTKQDVVLVFITVTGVKDGQLVQDVFTRKIFAKDVCGMHMSAIQITTAGAMCAVLDLFREKKLPQSGFIPQEKVSLKAFLSNRFGKLYEGGTMERVHEVA, from the coding sequence ATGAAAATCGCCATCGTCGGCGCAGGTCTGATCGGCCACACCATTGCTCACATGCTGCGTGAAACGGGCGACTACGAAGTCGTCGCGTTCGACCGCGATGCGGATGCGCTTGCGAAGCTGTCGCGCGAAGGCATCGCGACGCAGCGGGTCGATTCGGCCGACGCGAACGCGATTCGCGAAGCAGTGAAGGGCTTCGATGCGCTCGTCAACGCGCTGCCTTACTACCTCGCGGTCAACGTTGCCGCCGCCGCGAAGGCTGCCGGCGTCCACTACTTCGACCTGACCGAAGACGTGCGCGCAACCCACGCGATCCGCGAACTGGCCGAAGGCTCAGACCGTGCGTTCATGCCGCAGTGTGGCCTCGCACCGGGCTTCATCGGTCTCGCCGCCCATGAGCTGGTGAACGGCTTCAGCGAAGTGCGCGACGTAAAGATGCGCGTCGGCGCGCTGCCCGAGTATCCGACCAACGCGCTGAAGTACAACCTGACGTGGAGCGTCGACGGCCTGATCAACGAATACTGCCAGCCGTGCGAAGCGATCCGCGACGGCCGCAAGCAGTGGGTGCAGCCGCTCGAAGGCCTCGAGCACTTCTCGCTCGACGGCACCGAATACGAAGCGTTCAATACGTCGGGCGGCCTGGGCACGCTGTGCGAGACGCTGTCGGGCAAGGTCGAGACGCTCGACTACAAGTCGGTGCGCTATCCGGGCCACCGCGATCTCGTGCAGTTCCTGCTGGAAGACCTGCGCCTGTCGACCGACCGCGACACGCTGAAGTCGATCATGCGCCGCGCGGTGCCGTCGACGAAGCAGGACGTCGTGCTCGTGTTCATCACGGTGACGGGCGTGAAGGACGGCCAACTGGTGCAGGACGTGTTCACGCGCAAGATCTTCGCGAAGGACGTGTGCGGGATGCACATGAGCGCGATCCAGATCACGACGGCCGGCGCGATGTGCGCGGTGCTGGATCTGTTCCGCGAAAAGAAGCTGCCGCAGAGCGGTTTCATCCCGCAGGAAAAGGTGTCGCTGAAGGCATTCCTGTCGAACCGCTTCGGCAAGCTGTACGAAGGCGGCACGATGGAGCGCGTGCACGAAGTGGCCTGA
- a CDS encoding cysteine synthase A, translating to MDVRQGFVDCVGRTPLIRLTKLSAETGCEILGKAEFMNPGGSVKDRAALYIIRDAERRGVLKPGGTVVEGTAGNTGIGFAHICAARGYRCVIVIPDTQSPDKLAILRTLGADVRPVPAAPYRDPNNYQKIAGRLADELDGAVWANQFDNVVNRQAHYETTGPEIWRDTAGTIDAFVCATGTGGTLAGVSRFLKEQNPDVRIVLADPHGSGLYGYVKTGDLGAEGSSITEGIGSTRVTMNLAGTPIDDAVRIDDQQCVTMVYRLLREEGLYVGGSSGINVAAAAWLARRMGPGHTIVTLLCDRGDIYRTRLFNREWLREKGLDPGD from the coding sequence ATGGACGTGCGACAAGGCTTCGTCGACTGCGTGGGGCGCACGCCGCTGATTCGCTTGACGAAGCTCAGCGCCGAGACGGGCTGCGAGATCCTCGGCAAGGCGGAATTCATGAATCCGGGCGGGTCGGTGAAGGACCGCGCGGCACTCTACATCATCCGCGACGCCGAGCGGCGCGGCGTGCTGAAGCCAGGCGGCACCGTGGTCGAGGGCACGGCGGGCAACACCGGCATTGGTTTCGCGCATATCTGCGCGGCGCGCGGCTATCGCTGCGTGATCGTGATTCCCGACACGCAATCGCCGGACAAGCTGGCGATCCTGCGCACGCTCGGCGCCGACGTGCGCCCGGTGCCGGCGGCGCCCTACCGTGACCCGAACAACTATCAGAAGATTGCCGGGCGGCTCGCGGACGAACTCGACGGCGCGGTGTGGGCCAACCAGTTCGACAACGTCGTCAATCGCCAGGCGCACTACGAGACGACCGGGCCCGAGATCTGGCGCGATACGGCGGGCACGATCGATGCGTTCGTTTGCGCGACCGGGACGGGCGGCACGCTGGCGGGCGTGAGCCGTTTTCTGAAAGAGCAGAATCCGGACGTCCGGATCGTGCTGGCCGACCCGCACGGCAGCGGGCTCTACGGTTACGTGAAAACGGGCGACCTCGGCGCGGAGGGCAGCTCGATCACCGAAGGAATCGGATCGACGCGCGTCACGATGAACCTGGCGGGCACGCCGATCGACGACGCCGTGCGGATCGACGATCAGCAGTGCGTGACGATGGTCTACCGGCTGCTGCGCGAGGAGGGGCTGTACGTCGGCGGATCGAGCGGCATCAACGTCGCGGCGGCGGCCTGGCTGGCCCGCCGGATGGGCCCGGGGCACACGATCGTGACCTTGCTGTGCGACCGTGGCGACATCTATCGCACGCGGCTGTTCAATCGGGAATGGCTGCGCGAAAAGGGACTGGATCCGGGGGACTGA
- the corA gene encoding magnesium/cobalt transporter CorA translates to MLINCAAYQDGRKLADIDIDAISDYVSKPECFVWVALKDPTPDELDLMGEEFGLHELALEDARKGHQRPKIEEYGDSLFAVLHTVELDDDDEFNVGELNVFVGPNYVLSIRNHTEHDFRDVRKRCEREPHLLREGSAFVFYALMDQVVDRYFPILETLGAELEELEDRIFAKATPASSRAIIEDLYSLKRRLVMLYQHTAPLLEPLAKLTGGRIPQVCSGMEPYFRDVYDHLQRIVKTIEGRREMVVTAIQVNLGMISLAENEVTKRLGSFAALFAIPTMIAGIYGMNFANMPELHLKYGFYGCIAVMVAADFGLWWRFKRAGWL, encoded by the coding sequence ATGCTGATCAACTGTGCTGCATACCAGGACGGCCGCAAGCTGGCCGACATCGATATCGACGCCATCAGCGACTACGTGTCGAAGCCCGAGTGCTTCGTGTGGGTCGCGCTGAAGGATCCGACACCCGACGAACTCGACCTGATGGGCGAGGAATTCGGGTTGCACGAACTGGCGCTCGAGGATGCCCGCAAGGGGCATCAGCGGCCGAAGATCGAGGAGTACGGCGATTCGCTGTTCGCGGTGCTGCATACGGTCGAGCTGGACGACGACGATGAATTCAATGTCGGCGAGCTCAACGTGTTCGTCGGCCCGAACTACGTGCTGTCGATCCGCAACCATACCGAGCACGATTTTCGCGACGTGCGCAAGCGCTGCGAGCGTGAGCCGCATCTGCTCCGGGAAGGTTCGGCATTCGTGTTCTACGCGCTGATGGACCAGGTCGTCGACCGCTATTTCCCGATCCTCGAAACGCTCGGCGCCGAACTCGAGGAGCTCGAGGACCGCATCTTCGCGAAGGCCACGCCCGCCTCGTCGCGCGCGATCATCGAGGATCTCTATTCGCTGAAGCGCCGGCTCGTGATGCTGTACCAGCACACGGCGCCGCTGCTCGAGCCGCTCGCGAAGCTCACCGGCGGGCGCATTCCGCAAGTCTGCAGCGGCATGGAGCCGTACTTTCGCGACGTGTACGACCATCTGCAGCGGATCGTGAAGACGATCGAAGGGCGGCGCGAGATGGTGGTCACGGCGATCCAGGTCAACCTCGGGATGATCTCGCTGGCGGAGAACGAGGTGACGAAGCGGCTCGGTTCGTTCGCCGCGCTGTTCGCGATCCCGACGATGATCGCCGGCATCTACGGGATGAACTTCGCGAACATGCCCGAACTGCACCTGAAATACGGCTTCTACGGCTGCATCGCCGTGATGGTCGCCGCCGACTTCGGGTTGTGGTGGCGCTTCAAGCGGGCAGGGTGGCTGTAG
- a CDS encoding YciI-like protein, whose amino-acid sequence MHYQLTYELVDDYLSRREPFRAQHLALAQAATERGELVLAGALSDPADQAVLVFEGDSPEAAESFARADPYVQNGLVKSWRVRPWRVVVGKHAPPRA is encoded by the coding sequence ATGCATTACCAGTTGACCTACGAACTCGTCGACGATTACCTGTCCCGTCGCGAACCGTTCCGCGCCCAGCACCTCGCGCTTGCGCAGGCGGCGACCGAGCGCGGCGAACTCGTGCTCGCCGGCGCGCTGTCGGACCCGGCCGACCAGGCCGTGCTCGTCTTCGAGGGGGATTCGCCGGAGGCGGCCGAGTCGTTCGCGCGCGCCGATCCGTACGTGCAGAACGGCCTCGTGAAATCGTGGCGCGTGCGTCCGTGGCGCGTCGTGGTCGGCAAGCACGCGCCGCCCCGCGCGTGA
- a CDS encoding DUF3022 domain-containing protein yields the protein MDDYLIECQSAEFDALARVICDLFPEQTRFAESSDARGRFLSVQWLAMRFGSTPKRMTLDIRIVPAALARYLALKPMQRARSHAVLHAYTEAMLGSLEERHAAGEAVERDAELVLDEDFA from the coding sequence ATGGATGACTATCTGATCGAATGCCAGAGCGCGGAATTCGACGCGCTCGCACGCGTGATCTGCGATCTCTTTCCGGAGCAGACGCGTTTCGCCGAAAGCAGCGACGCGCGCGGGCGGTTCCTGTCCGTGCAGTGGCTCGCGATGCGTTTCGGCTCGACGCCGAAGCGGATGACGCTCGATATCCGGATCGTGCCGGCCGCGCTCGCGCGCTACCTGGCGCTCAAGCCGATGCAACGGGCACGCAGCCATGCGGTGCTGCATGCGTATACGGAAGCGATGCTCGGGTCGCTCGAGGAGCGTCACGCGGCCGGCGAGGCCGTCGAGCGCGACGCGGAACTCGTACTCGACGAAGACTTTGCGTGA
- a CDS encoding sensor histidine kinase: protein MDGFKKRLSESIGLRLSVALSAAILAVATAAAAFAFSSAFDEAHELQDDVLREVATLLDREHAPSLHADGTGHARESDELSRVFVQPLGGTPQPGSDGAPRLALAPSLADGLHTVDAGGSTYRVMVRTFANGERIAVAQEAGMRDDVARESAWRTALPLLLLVPILLLLVADLVRKLFRPVAVLSAGIDARDEHDLRPVPAEHVPVEVRPFVVAINRMLGRVAQSVAAQRRFVADAAHELRSPLTAMSLQAERLAEADLPDDARARLAALRGGLDRSRHLIGQLLALARAQNAPAAPPGDVSVHAIYRRVLEDLMPLADAKTIDIGIEDGPDTHVPVDELELVSLVMNLVDNAIRYTPPGGRVDLSTQCTDTHVCVTIADTGPGIAPHERERVFDPFYRVPGNAQIGSGLGLSIVKIVADRMGADIALAYADEAQSRGLRISVRIPLARPPGAVQPDSRADTPAQHSRRDAGRA from the coding sequence ATGGATGGTTTCAAGAAGCGCCTGAGCGAGTCGATCGGCTTGCGGCTGTCGGTCGCGCTGTCGGCCGCGATCCTGGCCGTCGCGACCGCCGCGGCCGCGTTCGCGTTTTCATCGGCATTCGATGAAGCGCACGAACTGCAGGACGACGTGCTGCGCGAGGTCGCGACACTGCTCGACCGCGAGCACGCGCCGTCGCTCCATGCCGACGGTACCGGGCACGCACGCGAAAGCGACGAACTGTCGCGCGTGTTCGTGCAGCCGCTCGGCGGCACACCGCAACCGGGCAGCGACGGCGCACCGCGGCTCGCGCTGGCGCCGTCGCTCGCCGACGGGCTGCATACGGTCGATGCCGGCGGCAGCACGTATCGCGTGATGGTCCGCACCTTCGCGAACGGCGAGCGCATCGCGGTCGCGCAGGAAGCCGGCATGCGCGACGACGTCGCACGCGAAAGCGCGTGGCGCACCGCGCTGCCGCTGCTGCTCCTCGTCCCGATCCTGCTGTTGCTCGTCGCCGATCTCGTGCGCAAGCTGTTTCGCCCGGTCGCCGTGCTGTCCGCCGGCATCGATGCGCGCGACGAGCACGACCTGCGCCCGGTGCCGGCCGAGCACGTGCCGGTCGAAGTGCGGCCGTTCGTCGTCGCGATCAACCGGATGCTCGGGCGCGTCGCGCAGTCGGTCGCCGCGCAGCGCCGCTTCGTCGCCGACGCCGCGCACGAACTGCGCTCGCCGCTCACGGCGATGTCGCTGCAGGCCGAGCGCCTCGCCGAGGCCGACCTGCCGGACGATGCGCGCGCACGGCTCGCCGCGCTGCGCGGCGGGCTCGACCGCAGCCGCCACCTGATCGGTCAACTGCTCGCGCTCGCGCGAGCGCAAAACGCGCCGGCCGCGCCGCCCGGCGACGTGTCGGTGCATGCGATCTATCGGCGCGTGCTGGAAGACCTGATGCCGCTCGCCGACGCGAAGACCATCGACATCGGCATCGAAGACGGCCCGGACACGCACGTGCCCGTCGACGAACTCGAACTCGTGTCGCTCGTGATGAACCTGGTCGACAACGCGATCCGCTACACGCCGCCGGGCGGACGCGTGGACCTGTCGACGCAATGCACGGACACGCACGTATGCGTGACGATCGCCGACACCGGGCCGGGCATCGCGCCGCACGAACGCGAACGCGTGTTCGACCCGTTCTACCGCGTGCCCGGCAACGCGCAGATCGGCTCCGGGCTCGGCTTGTCGATCGTGAAGATCGTCGCGGACCGGATGGGTGCCGACATTGCGCTCGCGTATGCGGATGAAGCGCAATCGCGCGGGTTGCGCATCTCGGTGCGGATTCCGCTCGCGCGGCCGCCCGGCGCGGTGCAGCCCGACAGCCGGGCCGATACCCCGGCGCAACACTCACGGCGCGACGCAGGCCGCGCCTGA
- the cydX gene encoding cytochrome bd-I oxidase subunit CydX: MWYFSWILGIGVALGFGIINAMWLEAEVFSRGDKRNGASSPRSGGNAS; encoded by the coding sequence ATGTGGTATTTCTCGTGGATACTCGGCATCGGCGTGGCGCTCGGCTTCGGCATCATCAATGCGATGTGGCTGGAAGCGGAAGTCTTCTCGCGCGGCGACAAGCGCAACGGCGCGTCGAGCCCGCGCTCGGGAGGCAACGCTTCGTGA
- a CDS encoding PGDYG domain-containing protein codes for MLELKHLDLRTDPQARRVVKDETVAVAFAEVDGELMSLEGPNRYVAGDALITGSTGDRWVVSRARFDAKYLPADPALAHGAPGAYRNRPAVVLARRMDEPFTIARSENGDTLRGVAGDWVMQYAPGDYGVVQAQRFAQVYRDA; via the coding sequence ATGCTCGAACTCAAGCACCTCGACCTGCGTACCGATCCGCAGGCCCGTCGCGTCGTCAAGGACGAAACCGTCGCCGTTGCCTTCGCGGAGGTCGATGGCGAACTGATGAGCCTCGAGGGCCCGAACCGCTATGTGGCGGGCGACGCGCTGATCACGGGCTCGACCGGCGACCGCTGGGTCGTGTCACGTGCGCGCTTCGACGCCAAATACCTGCCCGCCGATCCGGCACTCGCACACGGCGCACCGGGCGCCTACCGGAACCGGCCGGCCGTCGTGCTCGCCCGCCGGATGGACGAGCCGTTCACGATCGCCCGCTCGGAAAACGGCGATACGCTGCGTGGCGTCGCCGGCGACTGGGTGATGCAGTACGCGCCCGGCGACTACGGTGTCGTGCAGGCGCAGCGCTTCGCGCAGGTGTACCGCGACGCGTAA
- a CDS encoding Lrp/AsnC family transcriptional regulator — MRPPRLDQLDDLDRQLVALLQADARASVADLARQLDVARTTVVARIARLERTNVIAGYSVRLGQDVLDASIYAYVGIILTPKFGKDVLRKLDRMPEVQLLCAVSGEYDYVAWLRADSPERLNDLLDQIGTLEGVERTTTSIILSRKIDRGTIGG, encoded by the coding sequence ATGCGTCCACCCCGCCTCGACCAACTCGACGATCTCGACCGGCAACTGGTCGCGCTGCTGCAGGCCGATGCGCGCGCCAGCGTCGCGGATCTCGCGCGCCAGCTCGACGTCGCGCGCACGACGGTCGTCGCCCGCATCGCGCGGCTCGAACGCACCAACGTGATCGCCGGCTACAGCGTCCGGCTCGGACAGGATGTGCTCGATGCGAGCATTTATGCGTACGTCGGCATCATCCTCACGCCGAAGTTCGGCAAGGACGTGTTGCGCAAGCTCGACCGGATGCCCGAGGTGCAGCTGCTGTGCGCGGTGAGCGGCGAGTACGACTACGTCGCGTGGCTGCGCGCCGATTCGCCCGAACGGCTCAACGACCTGCTCGACCAGATCGGCACGCTCGAAGGCGTCGAACGCACGACGACGTCGATCATCCTGTCGCGCAAGATCGATCGCGGGACGATCGGCGGCTGA
- a CDS encoding response regulator transcription factor: MRILLVEDDPMIGEAVHAALKDASYATDWVTDGVRALTAFAAQPYDLVLLDLGLPGRDGLDVLAAIRAKDASAPLLIVTARDGLDDRLAGLDGGADDYIVKPFEMAELLARIRVAIRRRAGSAAPLLSNGIVSLDPATREAAVDGQAPVPLSNREFSLLRALLVRPGAILSRRELEDRLYGWGEEVESNAVEFLIHSLRRKLGSTVIKNVRGAGWMVSRSA, encoded by the coding sequence ATGCGAATACTGCTCGTCGAAGACGACCCGATGATCGGCGAGGCCGTCCACGCCGCGCTGAAGGACGCGTCGTACGCCACCGACTGGGTCACCGACGGCGTGCGCGCGTTGACCGCGTTCGCCGCGCAGCCCTACGACCTGGTCCTGCTCGATCTCGGCCTGCCCGGCCGCGACGGGCTCGACGTGCTGGCCGCCATCCGCGCGAAGGACGCCAGCGCACCGCTGCTGATCGTCACCGCCCGCGACGGGCTCGACGATCGCCTGGCCGGCCTCGACGGCGGCGCCGACGACTACATCGTGAAGCCGTTCGAGATGGCCGAGCTGCTCGCGCGGATTCGCGTCGCGATCCGGCGCCGGGCCGGTTCGGCCGCGCCGCTGCTGAGCAACGGAATCGTGTCGCTCGATCCGGCCACGCGCGAGGCCGCCGTCGACGGGCAAGCGCCGGTGCCGCTGTCGAATCGCGAATTCTCACTGCTGCGCGCGTTGCTGGTGCGCCCGGGCGCGATCCTGTCGCGGCGCGAGCTCGAGGATCGCCTGTACGGCTGGGGCGAGGAAGTCGAAAGCAATGCAGTCGAATTCCTGATCCATTCGCTGCGCCGCAAGCTCGGCAGCACCGTGATCAAGAACGTCAGGGGTGCGGGATGGATGGTTTCAAGAAGCGCCTGA